The window aggtCAACACTTGTacatttaagatttattggctagccttttaattttttttaagtttataatttttagaaattaagaaaaatatcagtTTTCACTAAACTAAAACTTTGAACTATTAGTTATATAtccatttaaattatttaaaattttgatgataAGTGTATCAAttatactttttcatttttcctccGTAAaccatattaaatttgtatattatactcataaattttcataactcAATCAACTTGCactattttttagaattacattttcaaattcatccaTCCATCAAtcataaactttttcaaatgtcaattttgtaaaatgaataattattataaaaaaaaatagaaaatttgaccAACCATTTATCTTCTATAGGAAAaaagtactaaaaaaattggtaaaaaataaaacattttgaaaaaatatttaggctttatgaaattttgtaatttttctatttttgaaaaaactttagttatccattttcttctttttttatatatatataatttttcaaaaagaatattCAAAGTTAAAGAGTTCACTGAAGAATCGGCGCAGATAATTTTTCCCTCCCTCCGACTCAACTTTGGAAGAACCGAAATGTgtgtgtttatttttgttaattaaaaataaagaagttaTATTCAGAATATAGCAGCAGCCCGTGACACCTCCCTCCAGATTTATTATAAGCCGCCGGACGTCGTCGTTTTATGATCTGccatataatttaaaaagcaCTTCTTGCCAACACAAAGACAAAGTTTCTTCTGCTTCTGCTTATGGTGTTATATGTGCAACTTGAAACAgcttctttccattttttagaAATCAGTTCTACTTCTCCTACCCTACATTGGATTAATTGGGatgaaaaaacatttagaGCATCTTCAATTGTGTCTGTATTTGCTTAGTCCATCAAACTGTTACGACAAATATATTCAGTATACTCTATAAATACTAGTAGGATATCCTTAGCCAATCCCACATGCCATTCACAACAAATTCATTCCAATTTTAACCTCTGCATATTCATATTTGAGATATCAATTAGGTAATTATTtggatttttatctttttaaatgtaGGAGaagattaaaatgataaacaatCTGGTGATTTCTTTGACGGTAAAGAGTTTCCTTAGGCCATTGAATtgactttatatatatatatatatatatatatatattttgtcatttaaaatattttatttcaaacgTAGAAAAAAACGGACCACAAACCACGGATTGGGCCACGTAAAATTCTGGATACAGTCAAACTTGTAATAATCATGGGCTGCCAAAAGCCCAATGAAACTAACTATCCCCACAAAAAGCCCAATTAAATTAACCGTTCTCTCCCCACTTGATGAAGAGTATTGCAAATTAATTTGGTAaacaacaattataaataCCACAAAAATAAAGGTGTTGTCGTCTTCCTCTCTCGAGTTCAACAAGGCATAGTTAGTCTAAAACCTTCGATCTTAATAATGTGTTAATCTATTGAATTGAAGCATAATCATTTTAGcaaacataaatatcataaaaaagaatacttttttctaaaggaaaaaaaaaattgttgatggCAACTTACTCGGCTTTCACATTCCACCAATTATGAATTTGTAGTTAGGGAGGAGGTTCCCTCCAAAACAGTTGAAAGTATTTACCGTTAATACTCTGATACTTATGTTAAATCTCAACACAAATGTGAGAGCAACAAATTTAAGAAGAGTATGAACTTATCTGATGTTGAATCGTCGTATGAATTATAGTAcgttaaattatataaaaaaaacatcaactttgtagtttagataaaaaatatttctaaatttaaaaaataataataataaatgctCATAAACTTGAACCCCTTCAAGGTACCTTCACaggtagttttttttttttaggaaaatcgttaaaattttgtttaacttttttttataaatacctggtaaattttttttaaagaaaatctctcttattcaaattttctcgccaaccaaacaaaaaaacttaaaatttaagttaaaatcatagttttaattttatttgactattaacaTACACAGGTAACGAACACAACCGATGTCTATAGTTATGATTGTAATTAACATACAGTTAActgtcaaataaaatttttaattgactaTTAACACAATATTGATAATATGATAAATCTAATAGtgtgacaattttttgtttgactaattattgttttatatgttttaaggagaacattttattttgaaacatcGTCGGATTTTGTagaattttaagttttaacttcCATAATTTAAACATTGTGGGTTTAAATTATGGATGTTGATActaaatagatatatattttacataaatttctatttcaattgatatttctagaaaaattataaaaaaataaaaaatgtattattttaaaataagcaaacatgtttgttgtttatattatatttttattaatgtcattttgatgtttatttttgtgtgATTTGTggatctttttaaaatataataaaaatataaattcaaccCTTGTATCGATATCAAACTCATGAAAATGTACAAGTATTAATAGAAATATCGAAATATCGACTATGAtttgaacttaaaatttttatttttattttaggtgctaaaactattgaaattttgaaaaaataattttaaggaGAATTattgtatatagaaaaaactattaaaaatattttacgaaatatagtaaaattttaaattctatgaGTGTCaattaatatcaataataaacacgGATAAAAATCTATCCAtaatagatttcaaattttactatatttgaaagtatgtattgttttaaaagttcataAGATATTTTACCAAAGAATAGGAAACTTGACAATGGGATGTGAAACCACAGACATCAAATAAACTATATACAACAAACACAAATGCatgtgattaattaattaatccaaTGAAATTAGGGAtccaatgaaagaaaaaactatattataaataattcgatcatataatataatggtgaagaagaagaagaagaggaataaCCTACCCAACTTTCTTTATCCCAAAGCCctttaaaaaagcaaataaatgaataaaatttaacttaaagAGCAAAAGAGATGAGTTACATATAATTTGAcattaaattttggtatatttatatatatatataatatgatgaaAGGGGGACAAAGCAAATCTAAAACCCTAGGAGAAAGATATGGTGTTGGGTATTCTCTTATTatattctcttaatttttctctaGGGACATTCATTGTATTAATGtgtatatgtattatatacattgttttcaaatttctcaagactaaataaataaattattcaatattaattactttttcttttcttttcgcCTTTTGGATTAAAAgatgtaaaaaatattatttggtttgtgacacaatttttattaaaaaataaaaacttgtttgaaaataattttatttgttttattgaaaatttatttttaaatatagtaaaatattgtattaGTAATATATACTGCAGACACGGTTATTTATTAGCTTTATTatagatatttatatttatattgattatgttttagattttcttaCTTCTTTCAAGTATTTGTTACTCATATTCAACTGGACTTTACTATAAACGAGTCTCGTTACTTATCAatagatatatgaaaatgtaattaaatattgagTTACCTGACTCACATTCTTTGTAATCTTTTCACAATGGTTTgctttgtcatatttgtaacTTGGTTCCTAACCAACTTGACTCTATTAATTATGTCACGTGGGGGTTTTAAATCTTAGTTATTTTGCTTGCACcactaataaataattgttatgtttgaatatatgtatatatattttttttttgttattttaaaaactaccCTAAAATTCAAGCCTTTTTAAcggaaattttagaaactttttacataggaaaagaaaaacacataaatgcattttaagaaaatgagcTTACTCTTttaatatgaacaaaaaaagaaaaaacttagaggaaaaatcaatttctatGGGTTCTAAGATAACTTTTGAGTTACAATGtcctagaaagaaaaaaagttagcaaaaaagaagaaaaaaaatgcattcaATTCAATCTCTTTCAAATTCATAGTGAttaaatcaaagaaagaatGCAAAGTGTTCAATTAAGAGACAAAAAGCACTTATATGCTTTTTCACTTTGAACTAATTAGCTAACccttttctattcttttcttcttttttttttttccaacgaAAGCAAATAAAAATGCTGCTTTTGATGTCccaaacaaaaagtaaaattctCAATACATGTTTCCAAAGTTAAAGAAAAGCTTCTTCTTTCTCGTTGAAATTTGTTCAATGGGCTCTCAATTTTGGTAAAGttccttcatttcttttttaaaatactaattagcacttattctattttttttttaccatttttcaaatatagcaaaataagcTATGAGtaaacattataaatattaatagatgtctagttttgtcatttaaaactatcaaattcataaaataaataaaaataaaactagtaTGGCTATGTGATTAATTAACtgctttatttaatttaaatgaatcATCTCTTAGCCAAATtccaaaattgtaaaaagttaACCAATATTTTAcatcaatataattatatctATAGATAAGTTgaatttacatttaaattatatcacaAGTATgtgattttaattaagatattatGACACACAATTTACATATGAAACATACTAGAAGTctatgatttaaattattattaaaaaaaagaagggtaGCAGGTAGCATGGAgccaaaaatttaattttttattatcattcttTTACTAACTTGTGGCATTGGCCAAAGTTGGTCAAAGGTCTGTGaaagtttcaaaactttactttaaaaaaagaaaaacaaatagtaaataaatatttaaagattCCTCCTATTTTGACATCATTAAATTATTACAGTTGTGAGGAAAAGTCCAAAAGATTATCCATAAAGCAATTAATGCCataaatcttttcattttttgaccAACTAATTCCCCTTTCTTACTTGCTAGAGAGGATagtaattttttgtttagttctaaaatttaagatgTATAGTCAcccaatttaaaatattaatatactgtaatattttgaaaaaaattcgtagatatagtaaaatagttaaatttagaaagactttcgattttattattaaatttagatgaaataatttaaattttcttgaaCGTCTTCTTTTTAACTAACTAAAAGTCTAAAAGACTAATATGTAAAGCTAAAAAGAACCAAATCAAACAGAACAATTActaatctttcttttaaacaaaataaatgtgtAGCATATAGCTCTTAGtcacaaaagaaacaaatacatGTAAATTAAAAGGTTAGGAACTTactcattaatcaattagaTAATGTAAATATATCACAAGATTCGGAGTTATGTTGTTTTTGCATaactttgatattaaaaaatagcaaaaatatttaaactttatataaaaaatattttttcgtcttttagtgtttttttaagtataaataatttgtatttttttatatatagaaaatgcatatttattactattattatttaattcaataacATGTAGATTGAGAAGTACAAATTTCTAATCTTGATTGATTATACCCATTAAGTTATAACTTATACGTAtgcttaaattttattattaaataaattattagcTTCTTTCACGTTGAGACTATTTGAGAATTTCCAaagtttattttcaatataatttccAAAACAGAATTAAAACGAAATCTGGAAGaatatatacttttcttttaaaatacttaaattttatgtaaatgtACATTTTCTAGAGCCTacgtaaacaaaaaaaagataaagttaCTCATAATTTAGCAACTTTGGCATCTTCTTTTAACACTTTCTTGAGTTTAGAAAGATTTCTTTCTTgcttctattttatttatattttaaagagagAAGTGTCATGAAAGGATGATTTGTTATgatgttttatgttatttagtatGTACGTGTATAATATAATGCTTGCAATTATAATACCTTGACCTATATAAAGTCATATTTAcctaaattttatgtatagttttttttttttttttttttttgtcatttaatgGGCTTTTACATTGAggggtaaatattttattttttaattactctAGAGAAAAAACTCccaaagaaaaggtaaaatgtATTGGAAATGATATGGGAACataggaagaaaataatagaaatgttTTATCACATGacatacaaacaaattaacaatCATCATTTTAACTATTATTTACCAAATACACCTCCGAGCGAGCCAGCCACTACCAAACTCACCGAGTCACTGTTCATCATTTctctaagaaaagaaaaaaacgaaaacTGTCGTCCACTGCCTAATTCagttttttactctttttacATTCAAAAcccaataaagaaagaaaattctctCTCTATCGCTCTCGCTTTCTTCAATGTTGTTCGTCTTGTTTGGCTTCTGAGAAAGAATCTTTTCCCGTCTTCTGCTTCTGCAAATCCTCAGTAACGAATACGTTATCGTCACAAGTTCCATCAACATCATCATCTGAAATTTCCATTGAAATGATTGTTAGATGTGCtatacattttcaattcaaattaggaaaaataattgttgaGAGTTTTTTGGCTTTTGGATCTTGCCTCTTGTAGCGCTGAATGATCTTTTGCAATGCAGAATGGCGCTCTCAATCCCGTCGTCTTGCTGCAAAAGTGAATCGTCTCGTCGATTCGTCGGCGATACAGCCATTCCAGTGGACGACGATGATGATTTACTCTTCCCTAAACGCTTACAAACCACTCGAATCCCTATCGCACTATTCCTCTGTTTCTCATCAATCGATGGTGCCGTCGTTGTTGTGGACGGTGAAGATACTGGCGAAGATCTGTGGTTTTGTTTCCTCGAGACTTTTACGTACAGtggtttgattaattttagaTACTTCTGCATTCCTTCTCTCTTTGATTGACGCTCTGTTGCGTCAATACGATTGTTATTTCTTGAACTGTTGACTCTGTTTAGTTTGAAGGTGAATCGTTTGCTTTCTGTGCTTTGTAATTTATGAGACGGTGAGTCTGTTTCATCTATCTTCTGTTTCGCCATTAACTTTGGCTTCTTGAACAATGAAATCGAGAGTCTAGGTGCGGATTTAAGAATTGAAACTGAAACCGGAGACTCTGGCTTGGAACTGAGTTCAATCGGAAGGATTTTACGTTTGGAGATGAGATCGGAATGGGAGAGAAGAAGGTTCCGTTGAGAGAAACCGAGTTCATTTTGGCTTGAGTGTGTGAGATTCTTCTCATCGGGAGATTTGCCGGTTTCTGAAGAAGGAGGAAGAGAGATGAAATCCAAATCGAAGAATGAATCTTCATCTTGGTCGTCGCCATAAAAATGAGAACGAATGAAAGGATATGCAGTTTCAACAATGGAGGAGAAATGGGAGTAGAGATTATGGAGCTTTACGAAATCGAGAGCTTCCATGGCGGAGAGAGGATCGGGAGAAAGACAAATTGGAGGGTTGAGGGTTTAGAGGGTTTTATAGCGCTCGGCGTGTGGAGGAGAGGGGTCGGCTTAACACGTGCCACACCCTGAAAATAACATAACACAAAATGATTTAcagttaaatttattattgtttactTATATGATTGGGTTTTAAATCAACAGTTGCCTCAAATAGATATCCAATTTGGGTTATAATTCATAAGTTACAGtagtttgtattttaaatataaactagtaagaaacaataaattagagtgaagaaggaaaagaggatgatatagaaaaataacgAACAATCATAACAAATAAGATGTCGAATAAATAATGCTTACTAAATCAAATGATAGGTTATAAATAGTTAAACACACTATTATTGTAGTTGATACCTCAAACATTTAGCAAAACTATAATAGCTAACTCTAATATAACTATTTAgtcaaaatgaaatgaaataaactaaAGAGTGACTCctcaatcaaaacaaaatgagtTAAAGTTAATTAGTCACTTTAATCCATCGTATATTTTTCACCTAGAATAATGGagaattttgttgttttttcatgtttaactaatttttacattaaaatttaacagcaaaaatacaaaaacgaaatttcatttgattttccTTCAATGACCAACgaaggagaaagagaacaaaaaaggaaaaagctaTAGGAAAGTGTGCTTCAATTTAGGTTGAGAGAGAGCTTTAATACATGTACGTTTCTGCCCTCTACTTCTGACTTCTCAGCGGTTTACGTTGAATTTGGATTCCTCGCAATGCTCCTCCCTATGACTCCACAGAACGTTGTTCTTATTTAGCCctcgatttttttttaatattttaaagttttgtctGAATTcgacatttaatttaaaatatatctcaTTTGAGGACAAgatgaattaatttaatagataattatagattttaactagatatttataaaaattgaaagatttaaattgatataattattttaatggaTACAAATACTagaaatacatacatatattttattaatgaaggTTAAAATGAGATACAAGATTGGTATCACAAActtataaatctatattttgttagttgaattaaatttattttaatttgaattataaatagtgatactttaataataaaattaagaaattgatTATTAGTGATTAAATGGCAACGGAAACAAAATCTTAGGTTTTTCTCCTTTATTTtgcttgttcttttttttcattcttaaaaATCTCCaattaaattctatttctttcaattcatcGATCAATTCATACAAAACTTATCGtgtgttgatattttttaaaacaaaatttttgtctcatatttgcaatttaacatgaccaacaaaatatatcattttaaacacCTAAGCATAAATTTCTTATAATACAAATTCAATGATatctttattttagttatttatttatcaaatactATAACTAAAACTTTCAAGTTTaagaatcaattttttttgaaatgacACATAGGATAAATATCAAATCTCTTACCAAATACTTGATAATTGTTTTAACAATTACTAGGAGATTATCCAACTTTCTTAAAACtgaaattgtaattttttccatttaataaattatagttctttttttttctttttctaaatgataTAAATTGGTAACCTCACCCTACGTATACgataaaagaaagtaatagaaaaatgatgtaaataaaatttgtttttgttaagaTATGAATTTGACTTGACCATCATATGGACATTgggaaaaatggaaaaagctGAGAAAGCTTTGGTGGTCAGACTGCAAAAATAGACTTAGCCTATAGGTCTTTTCTGCAATATTCcatatttcttcatttgtaaaaataaccCTTCACGCGCTCCCTACTCACGTGACCCTATATGATACATCACTGACCTCTTGCCACGTGGCAACATATaagtggaaaaaaataatatcgacaagggaagaaagaaagaaagatgaaagCAAACTAAACctactaaataattaaaggtTAGACTTAGACCTTTCCCACTACcatcttatatttaatatcaattttacaCCTTTCGATGTATTCTATTTGactaatattataattcatttgACATaagaaattttctatttttgtggACTAAAGtctaaaactatatatttaaaaaggatctttattaattttgtcaaaaaagaaaaaacaagaatttatTTCTAAAGTAGTTTTTAGGAAACAAGATATCATTTatccaaattataatttttcaatttatttctgATTTGAATGAGTAAATTCTAATTCGACAggctttattaaaaaatagaaaattttcacttaataaataatcacaatCTCAAATCCAATCGTTTTTATTATGCTAACTGCTAAgtttctgaattttttttaagaggaAGACTCTACGTcaatttttcctatttttgaaatagagtaaaaggaaaaagacatTTACCAAGAAGCTTTTTACTCAAAATCTTAACTCAATTAGTGCAAAAGTGgaacaaagttttatttatttatatagaaagccttgtctttttctttttcttttaaaaaaaagtatgcaTGAAAGTATAATATTCAAAGGTagtgaagagaagaaaagaggtaTACATGTGGGCATAGAATTTGAAGGTGGTGaaaaagagggagagaaaaaaaaaaaaggaaaaggaaaagaaaaaggaaaagagcatttaaagaaaaggaaatgagaGCAAAGtgaaaaggaaagggaaaaaaaaagaagaaaaaagagaaagaaaaagaaaaagttgaagttaTACTTATATGGTTGTTGATATATTAGGGTTAAAGAGATGTCTTTGAAAACTAAAGCATTGAAGAGCTGTTAAAGAGAAACTTCCAAAaagatgagagagagaaaagagttaaaaggaaaaagaatttgaaatgaatgTGAAAAAAAGCCTAGTAAAGAAATTGTAGACTTTGAGATAAtggataaataataatgaaagagGGGAAtgtaaaagtttttttcttttttttttttcattaaaaaaacattttaataattttaccaATCAAATTTTCGTAACTCATATTTAATAAAGAGGGGAATGTCCATATTGCAAACTAGtttcaaactatatttttttacaatttagaaaaacaatttaattgaaCGTTGTGCTTAGACGTTAAAGAAGAGAATTTATGTTGCAATGAATTTCAGGATGTATAATGCTTTGTGATGTCAGcagaaatttagtttttatttatttttaaagttatataaGTTATTTGTATTGATGTCTTAAAACTTGAATCGTTCATATAAAAATCTCTTTTAACAATATAacagaaataaatatttttattcctatttttgtttcatcgTATTAAGTTCATTTCCATTTCAACATTCGTAGagattatgttttaatttttttgaaacttcCAAATATCGTGTTTTGGTTATATCTTTCAATTTCACGGTTGATAACAATGATTTTTATATGCAAGTTGAGATTGacttattatttgtatttttatatggTATTaaggggtttttttttcttcctttcataTTGATATCAACATATGTATTTGAGAAAGaggaaattttggttttaagaGGTAAAGGGAAAGTTGAAAAGGTGAGAAATAAATAGGGAAGAGCGGCAAGGCTTTGTATTTGACCATATAGCCTCTcttttgttccttttgttTGCTTATCCGTAGCTTTTGTTGTTAGTGTGGACTCCCaaggttttttgtttttgtttttctttctcttctacaAAAGCTTTGACCTTTGAACATTTGGGGCCTTCATTCTCTATTCCTTTTGtctattcatttatttttcttctatctttgtcaaatacatacatacatatatatatatatatatatatatatatatatatatatatatattgatttttttctaaattttcaaaataaataaataaataaaatttcaaaatttgaaatttgaagaatttaatttGACTAATAATTCAACTATTTTACTTCTAAACCATCataagaaaatgtgaaaaattagaattaattttcaaaggttaaaactgaaaatgaaaatttaaattgtttaatagATATTTGCCCATTGATTAAACAcaatcttaaaagaaaaaaagaaaaaagagatttatttatgtaaaatttggaaattaaggtacaattttttaaaagttgatgtGCGAAAATGGAAAAAGGTGTATAATGTGTGTGTGGGCGCGCgtgtgaaataaaaatgaacaagatattaaattttatgaaaaataacaaattaagaCACAACGATATacatttacaaattacaagTAAGAAAAAGGATGGAGAGAAAAGTTGgttggaaaaagagaaaagtttaTGGGCCTATTGGGCCTGGTGTGTAGTGAATCGTTTCTGTAGGACGATGCCTTTCTTCTATTGGGCCTTAGAGAACTCTTATCCAAATGGGGAGACCATTTTGCCCTATTTCTAATGctgtttattattgttaaaaaaaaaaattctaccTCTTTGAAATTACCTTTTTAGGAAAGATTTAGAGCGAAAACCTAAACTATGGTTGATATCCGAAAATCTGACAATTTTAaccttcatttaattatttaaaaataaattatatctgtaaattttaaatattttagaaaatcttAAAGAATTATTTCCTTAATTATCGACCATCTAATTTATTATATCAACGATaactttcttaattattatattatatatatttatatttattaggaGGATGtctaaaaatagaagaattgtGTAGAGTATTTACGGCcaatagcaaaatttgaaccTAGGCCCAAAACCATACGGTGAAATACCAAAACAACTACTGTAAatctaatttttcataaaatcaacTTTGGGATGTTTTTCCCTAATCGATACcaaaaacacaatttttttcttttaaaccgTCTCAgatgttcttcttcttcttttttctacttcttAAATGATACCTCATTCTCCAATGATTAAATTTCATTCAGCTTTGAAGTTGAGATGTCTGTAATTTTTCCCTCCCTTGATGCATATGAATCTGGTGTGAATCACTGACGAGATATGGTGTGCCAATTCACATACCTTTTGCTGAGCATTG of the Cucumis sativus cultivar 9930 chromosome 3, Cucumber_9930_V3, whole genome shotgun sequence genome contains:
- the LOC101208464 gene encoding probable membrane-associated kinase regulator 5, yielding MEALDFVKLHNLYSHFSSIVETAYPFIRSHFYGDDQDEDSFFDLDFISLPPSSETGKSPDEKNLTHSSQNELGFSQRNLLLSHSDLISKRKILPIELSSKPESPVSVSILKSAPRLSISLFKKPKLMAKQKIDETDSPSHKLQSTESKRFTFKLNRVNSSRNNNRIDATERQSKREGMQKYLKLIKPLYVKVSRKQNHRSSPVSSPSTTTTAPSIDEKQRNSAIGIRVVCKRLGKSKSSSSSTGMAVSPTNRRDDSLLQQDDGIESAILHCKRSFSATRDDDVDGTCDDNVFVTEDLQKQKTGKDSFSEAKQDEQH